The Flavobacteriales bacterium genomic sequence ACGGAAGTGAAAGGTGAGCCAGGGGAGCAAGGTCACCGCTGGCCCCAAGTGAACCTAGTTCGTAAACGACGGGAATCACCTCTTCGTTGTACATGTCGACCAATCGTTTTACGGTAGACAATTGAACACCGCTGTGGCCCGAACTCAACGCGTGAATCTTGAGCAAGAGCATCAAACGTACGATCTCCGGATCAACGAGGTCTCCGGTGCCACAAGCGTGTGACATGACCAGATTAGCCTGTAGCTGCTCAATTTTATCACGCGAAATCGAAACTTTACAAAGGCTTCCAAACCCGGTATTGATGCCGTAGATAGGGGAGTCGGTCACTTCGATCTTGCGGTCGAGGTATTCCCGGCACTGAGTAATTTTATCCTTTGACTCCTGTGAGAGGACAATGGGTTGGTGCTCGCTCCATACCTCGTAGAGTGTAGTGAGGTCGAGTGCTTGTGTAGTGATTTCAAACATAGGTTTCGATTCTGCCCGGCAAAGTTAATGCTTCAGGTAGAACTTACTCCCGTGCACGATTCCGAATTGAGCCACACCATAAGTAAGTATCACTCCTAATCCGGCCGCAGGCAACTCCGAAACGAATCTATCGTAGGCGAGAAGGCTGTCTGAGGCGATGAAGAAAACAGCTCCAATGGCGATCCAGGTGTACGCTATACGCGGCTTCACCGTTCGCCAGATCGCCGTTACTCCCATGGCCGTGATCATGATGCCATAGAAAATGATGGGCGCTCGGAGGGCACCCGCATCTGGCCGCGAGGCCAAAACAGGCAGAATAAGGCGGAGGAGGAATCCCAAATAACCGAGAAAAGGCAAGGCGATGAGGGCGCGTTGGTACATTTTGAGGGTTGGGCTCCCTTGTCGTGAAAAGATCACGGTATAGCTTAGCCGGGCAAGGAAAAAGCAGCCGAGGCCCATGAGAAAGAAATCGTTCCCCAACATCAAGGTGACATCGCCCAGCCAGCTGAAGAACAATGCGGCTTGTAAGGCTCGGAAAACCCGGGTATTTTCATCAGCATGTTCACGAAGGTAGTTCCAAAGGATGGGGATGAGCAGCGGCTTGAAAATGTAATTCAGCCAAGGGAGATCCGCTTCGACACCGACGATTACGAGGGTAAGGGCGATGAAATAGAGGACCCGGTGGGTTAGGTTACGATTCATGGGATTCGGCACGGAGTTTCGGTCTAAGCGAATTTAGCCAAAAGACCGAAATAAGCGCCAGGGTGATTCCGATCGCCCAAATCGAACCATGCCGAAGAGCCAAAGGACCATGATCGGCAGTGAGATTTGTCGTACGACTTCGTGGGTCATGAACGTTCGGCGACCTTCGAAGGCCAGCCCGATGGAGTAGATCGCGTAGATTACGTACGCCGCCAGGACGGTATATTGTGCAAAGAGCTGCCCGCTATCCGTATCGAACATGGCCGCGCTGGTGAACATGAATTAGCTAGTGAGTGCAATGACCACAATGAACTGCAACAAGAGGTAAGGGCCTAAACCCTTTACGGTCGGAATATCGAATTTTCGGTACGTCTTTTCGTCGATCTCGGGCGGGGGGTGGAATCCACCCAAGTATTCGGGACGCCATCCCGGTGGCTTTATGAATACTTTGATCTTGTCGGTGAAGCCGCGCAATTCTTTCGCTAGGGCAATGAGTTCATCCCAGTAATGGAAGTTCGCCCAAACGGGGTTCCAACTGGCGAGAGGCTTGGTAATGCCATAGGTGGGTTCTTCTTCCTCGGCCTTGAAAGTACCGAACATACGGTCCCAAATAATGAGGGTGCCGGCGTCATTCTTATCGATGTACTTTGGGTTGCTGCCGTGGTGAACGCGGTGGTGGCTAGGCGTATTGAGGATCCACTCGAGTGGACCCATTTTGTCGATCGTTCGCGTATGAATCCAAAACTGGTACAACGTATTGAAGGCTCCGACCGTTACGATCATGATCGGGCTAAAACCGGCAATCGCCAAAGAAATGTAAAAGAACCGGCTGAAAAGTCCTTGGAACCAACTTTGGCGTAGGGCTACACTTAAATTGTACTCCTCGCTTTGATGATGTACGATGTGCGTGGCCCAAATAAAGTTGATCTCGTGACTCAGTCGATGAAACCAGTATTAGAAGAAATCTACCCCGAGAAAAAGTAGAAACCAGTTGAGGGGAGTTTCCGGAATGGTGGCTATGCGAAAATAGGTGAACAGATACGTGTAGGCGATAAAGATGAGCACCTTGAAATAAGCACCAAGTATCTGAGATCCAATGCCACATGAGAGGTTGGTCACGGCATCGTTGAACCGATACAAATATCGTTGCCTGCGCCACGAAATAAAAAGCTCAAAGAAAATGAGCGCAAAGAATATCGGAACTGAAAGTGCGATGAAATCCACGGTCGCTTACTTGTATTGAATGTTACCCTTTACTTGACTTATGTTCTCGTCATCGTCAAGGGCCGTGATCGACAAGGTTAAAGTTTTAGTGGAGGGGCCAAAGGTCGCTTCGTCAAAGGTGATCACCGGAGCTGTATTGAGGTTGTAGCTCGTTATGCCTTGTCCGGCGAGCTCTTCATCAAAGTTCATATATACCGTCCCTTCCTCATCGAACAGCTCTACCCGAATTTCGTGAATTTCGCTGTTATCCGTAACGGTTCCGTATAGTGCGAGCACATCGCCCGGATCGTATTGTGGCGAAGATTGAAGGTCGGGAGATTGCAGCTCTATATGGGCCATAACCGGATTCGCAATCCAAAAATTCGTCTCTCGGAATTGACCTGTGTTTCCCGCGCGATCGACCACTTGTACCACCACGTGGTAAGGTCCGGCCGTAGCATTCTGTGGCACGGTGAACGACTCAATGAGCAAATATCCGGGACCGTCAACGGGCACAATTCGAGTTTCTTTCCAGGGAATTCCAGCGGGACGCTCGTGATCGTGCTCGTCGAAACG encodes the following:
- a CDS encoding lysoplasmalogenase — translated: MNRNLTHRVLYFIALTLVIVGVEADLPWLNYIFKPLLIPILWNYLREHADENTRVFRALQAALFFSWLGDVTLMLGNDFFLMGLGCFFLARLSYTVIFSRQGSPTLKMYQRALIALPFLGYLGFLLRLILPVLASRPDAGALRAPIIFYGIMITAMGVTAIWRTVKPRIAYTWIAIGAVFFIASDSLLAYDRFVSELPAAGLGVILTYGVAQFGIVHGSKFYLKH
- a CDS encoding sterol desaturase family protein codes for the protein MSHEINFIWATHIVHHQSEEYNLSVALRQSWFQGLFSRFFYISLAIAGFSPIMIVTVGAFNTLYQFWIHTRTIDKMGPLEWILNTPSHHRVHHGSNPKYIDKNDAGTLIIWDRMFGTFKAEEEEPTYGITKPLASWNPVWANFHYWDELIALAKELRGFTDKIKVFIKPPGWRPEYLGGFHPPPEIDEKTYRKFDIPTVKGLGPYLLLQFIVVIALTS
- a CDS encoding DUF4625 domain-containing protein, with the translated sequence MSIKPSIRIPLVVAIAAETMLSSCNGRDDDTTVPIIESLSMNKTQVSAGESFEVETTVADDRKLNQVKFDIHDRFDEHDHERPAGIPWKETRIVPVDGPGYLLIESFTVPQNATAGPYHVVVQVVDRAGNTGQFRETNFWIANPVMAHIELQSPDLQSSPQYDPGDVLALYGTVTDNSEIHEIRVELFDEEGTVYMNFDEELAGQGITSYNLNTAPVITFDEATFGPSTKTLTLSITALDDDENISQVKGNIQYK